In the Brachyhypopomus gauderio isolate BG-103 chromosome 4, BGAUD_0.2, whole genome shotgun sequence genome, one interval contains:
- the morc3a gene encoding MORC family CW-type zinc finger protein 3a isoform X7 has protein sequence MYGNGFKSGSMRLGKDAIVFSKKADTMCVGLLSQTYLEQINAQHIAVPIAMFRCTGQTISCPVSEHAASLEDILHYSLFNTTEELLCELDAIKGPCSTNSAGTRIIIWNLRKSLSGQEEFDYSTNRYDIRIPPDVYESTGKQYKKQEHVMQSGPESDYSLRAYCSVLYLKPKMQIIIRGQKVRTELISKSLANTVKDKYRPKIPNIKPITITFGFNTKSKEQYGIMMYHKNRLIKAYERVTCQLKANKIGVGVIGVLECNFLKPTHNKQDFDYTDEYRKTMCSLNNKLEEYWKEVHHRFGKNADIALTIEDIPKNPDQNWVQCDDCQKWRKLPDGIDTNELPSAWSCRRNPDPQFRSCLVPEEPEDSDDEQVYQKTHKQHEREEKMKQTQREQEQKNAEQQRMKKLTRQNKDLKRKLEQQVCLGVNSPRSPAQSTPRPAGPRSPDMPVISNVISLSTTPSRSKRSLNHSAKNGVEKRLRFLSDFSSNTRGNPSTSTVSPDACVSLSVIDPDDCGGKEDWRGIPHNEDDIEGNSTPRSSLSPTVKTERYDYDTDGDYSGAMDTNPYHDPGFTDLSRQICMTTQTEQMQAIKQEVDSGEKEGEERSKERERGARQPETLQGLRLLERSSHQEREMSVTSLGNKNGEVKERHSTREAAVQTLESCIVMQGEMEQLRRELDELKKEKAQAWVEKKAESQDSSTGEGARSELGTASFVEVDDELACRVDGLLRELDQRTKQEEELQNRLKHLEEQNSVLLTRCKNLQKDLEVKRDHGDVKSSVDPNRDEGAMATGGPSVPVSIPQDGTRRGPESESGQGDSATQACRLMLWELRHNVGRLLVNYVPALDLEQVNFDCDVIDEILMQVLEMASSPLATEHNS, from the exons ATGTATGGTAACGGTTTTAAGTCTGGCTCCATGCGTCTGGGGAAGGATGCCATCGTGTTCTCGAAGAAAGCAGACACTATGTGTGTAGGACTACTGTCGCAGACGTACCTGGAACAGATAAATGCGCAGCACATTGCAGTGCCTATAGCCATGTTCAGATGCACTGGGCAGACCA TCTCCTGCCCTGTGTCGGAGCATGCTGCAAGTCTGGAAGATATCCTTCACTACTCGCTGTTTAACACGACGGAGGAGCTACTGTGTGAACTCGACGCCATCAAAGGTCCGTGCTCAACAAACTCCGCCGGAACCCGGATCATCATCTGGAACCTCCGCAA GAGTTTATCAGGACAGGAGGAATTTGACTACTCGACCAATCGCTATGACATCAGAATCCCACCCGATGTATACGAGAGTACCGGGAAGCAGTACAAAAAGCAAGAGCACGTAATGCAGTCGGGTCCAGAGAGCGACTACTCACTGCGG GCGTACTGCAGTGTTCTCTACCTGAAACCCAAAATGCAGATTATCATTCGAGGGCAGAAAGTAAGAACTGAGCTCATCTCCAAAAGTCTAGCAAACACCGTCAAGGACAAATACAGACCAAAAATCCCAAACATT AAACCCATTACAATCACCTTTGGTTTCAACACCAAGAGCAAAGAGCAATATGGTATTATGATGTACCACAAAAACCGCCTCATCAAAGCCTACGAGAGAGTCACCTGCCAGCTGAAG GCAAACAAAATTGGAGTGGGAGTCATTGGTGTGTTGGAGTGCAACTTTCTCAAGCCAACTCACAACAAACAGGACTTCGACTACACAGACGAATACAG GAAAACCATGTGCAGTCTAAATAACAAGCTTGAAGAATATTGGAAAGAGGTCCATCATAGATTCGGGAAAAATGCAGACATTGCTTTAACTATAGAGGATATTCC GAAGAATCCGGACCAAAACTGGGTGCAGTGTGATGATTGTCAGAAGTGGCGGAAACTTCCAGATGGCATAGATACTAATGAACTCCCTTCCGCATGGTCCTGCCGCAGGAACCCTGATCCACAGTTcag GAGCTGTTTAGTTCCAGAGGAGCCTGAAGATTCTGACGATGAACAAGTATATCAGAAAACCCACAAACAGCA TGAGCGAGAGGAGAAGATGAAACAGACACAGCGT GAGCAGGAGCAGAAAAACGCAGAGCAGCAGAGGATGAAGAAGTTGACCAGGCAGAACAAAGATCTGAAGAGGAAACTGGAACAGCAGGTCTGTCTGGGC GTAAATTCACCCAGGTCTCCCGCCCAGTCCACACCCAGACCTGCAG GTCCCAGATCTCCTGATATGCCAGTCATCTCCAATGTGATCTCTCTTTCCACTACTCCTTCAAG GAGCAAGAGATCCCTGAACCATAGTGCAAAGAATGGTGTAGAGAAGAGACTCAGGTTTTTGAGTGATTTCTCCTCCAACACCAGGGGCAACCCTTCGACATCCACAGTCTCGCCAGATGCTTGTGTCTCGCTGTCTGTGATTGATCCTGACGATTGTGGTGGTAAAGAAGACTGGAGAGGGATACCTCACAATGAGGATGACATTGAGGGCAACAGCACACCAAGGTCCAGCCTGTCCCCCACTGTGAAGACAGAAAGGTACGATTACGACACTGACGGAGATTACTCAGGGGCCATGGACACAAATCCGTACCATGACCCAGGCTTTACGGATCTGTCCAGACAAATCTGTATGACAACCCAGACGGAGCAAATGCAGGCCATAAAACAGGAAGTGGATtcgggagagaaggagggggaggagagaagcaaggaaagagagaggggtgcaCGTCAACCAGAAACGCTTCAAGGTCTCCGCCTTCTGGAGAGGAGCTCGCATCAAGAACGCGAGATGAGCGTAACAAGTTTGGGGAATAAAAATGGAGAAGTGAAAGAGAGGCACAGTACCAGAGAGGCCGCCGTCCAGACCCTGGAAAGCTGCATAGTGATGcagggagagatggagcagcTCCGACGTGAGCTGGACGAGCTGAAGAAGGAGAAGGCCCAGGCGTGGGTGGAGAAGAAGGCGGAGAGCCAGGACAGTAGCACAGGAGAAGGAGCACGGAGTGAGTTAGGTACAGCGTCATTTGTAGAAGTGGATGATGAACTGGCATGTCGGGTGGACGGTCTGCTGAGGGAATTGGACCAAAGAACCAAACAGGAGGAAGAGCTACAGAACAGG CTGAAACATCTAGAGGAGCAGAACAGCGTTTTGTTGACTCGCTGTAAAAACCTTCAGAAAGATTTAGAAGTGAAAAGAGACCATGGAGATGTGAAATCAAGCGTAGATCCCAACCGAGATGAGGGTGCAATGGCTACAGGAGGACCATCTGTCCCAGTAAGTATCCCTCAGGATGGGACACGGAGAGGaccagagagtgagagtggacaAGGAGACAGCGCCACACAGGCCTGCCG CCTCATGTTATGGGAACTCAGGCACAATGTTGGACGTCTCCTGGTGAACTATGTGCCTGCACTGGACCTTGAGCAAGTGAACTTTGATTGTGATGTCATTGACGAGATTCTCATGCAGGTTTTAGAAATGGCCTCTTCTCCTCTGGCAACAGAGCACAACTCCTGA